A stretch of DNA from Phaenicophaeus curvirostris isolate KB17595 chromosome 21, BPBGC_Pcur_1.0, whole genome shotgun sequence:
GCTTCTTGAGGCTCAAGATCGGCTTTGATTTCCTTGGAAAGCAAGAGCTACTAGGTTGGAGCCTTTGGCATTTTCGAGGCCTGTTTCTGCACCAGCACTTGATTCTCTGTAGTCTCTGAGGTGTTACtgtttagcattttttttttcactactgAGTGAACTGAAAGTgtagctagaaagctgcctggcagaaaaggacctgggggagctggtcagcagtggcccaggtggccaagaaggccagcggcatcctggcttggaacagccatggtgtgaccagcaggaggaagcagggatcctccccctgtactcggggcttgtgaggctgcacctcaaatcctgggttcagttttgggcccatCTTTCCATGAAGGacgtggaggggctggagcgtgtctgtagaagggaacggagctgggaaggggctggaacCAGGGAttctgggagcggctgagggacctggggctgtttaggctggagaagaggaggctgaggggagacctcatcgctcccTGCAGgttctggaaaggaggttgtggtgaggtgggtgctgggctcttctcccaagtaacaagagacaggatgagaggaaatggccttacgttttgccaggggaggttttgatTGGATAGTAGGGAAAATTTCTCTACTGCCacagtggtgaagccctggcagaggctgccaagggcggtggtggggtccccatccctggaggggttaaaaaaacatgtagatgtggcactccAGGACATGGTTTAAATAGGCACGGTGGGGATGGGCTGACAGCTGGATTGGATGAGCTTAGCAGTCTTTTCCAACGTGAAcaattccgtgattctatgtcATTTTCATACTAGCAATATTCCTGTAAGCACAGAACTCGCTCCCTGATAGGCACAATGTCTTTTCAGGGGTGCTGTTGCGCAAAGAGGTCTGGTCTCAATGTGGAGAGGTTCGCTGTTCTCTGGTCCACCAGTCTTGCTTTAGCCAGTCAGAAATCTCTGTAGTGAGTTCCTGTGGTCTGTCTGGGATGTCTGGGATTCTGTAGAACAGAGTGAGGGGTGCATATGTGTTAGTGGTGAGGGCTGATGGATCAGTGCTTTGGGCAGCTGGAGACGGGTTGATGTGAGTTCACCCTTGTAATAGGAGAGCACAAAAAGATGTTAACTGAGACCTTTGTTCAGCTGTAAAAGTGAAAACTTAAACCTGCAATGAGTAGCTGAAAGGTAAACAGGCAACTCCCTGTCCAAGCTGAGATGGAGAAAGGGGAGAGCATTGCAGGTGGAAACAGCAGGAAGTCCAAAATGGTGACACAGCCATGATCGCAGATAacagcagctccctgcctgcGGTCTGTGACTTGAAAGCTATGGATACCTCAGTTGTGTTTGACCCATCTGGGGCAGATGGAGCCTGCGGCGTCGCTCCTGCGGTGCCAGCTTGGTGCTGAGCTCTGCCAGGGGGTGGAGGGGCGCTGGGGTGAGGAGCACGCCTGCTCTCCTGCCCCCACTGATGGCTGCCGAAGCCCAGGGCATGCTAAGGTGTAGCCAGGAGCTGAGTCTCCTGATattcctctttgctttgtccCAGGAGACTGACACTCCTTGAATTTTGGTGCTGTTTTCGGTTTTCTCAATGGTCCGATTGCAGGGAGAGGTTACCCTGCTCATGGACTGTCCGAGGCCTCTGAGAAGCCTGTGGCAGCGTTAAGCCTGGGAGCTCTCCTGacctttgcctttttcccccaGGAAAGTTTATCATGACGGCTTCCAGTGACACCACCATCCTGATCTGGAGCCCGAAGGGTGAGGTCCTGGCCAGCATTAACACTAACCAGATGAACAATGCCTACGCCACCGTGTCGCCCTGTGGAAGGTGAGGGGCCTGTGGTTTTccaggctgctcctgctgcagagtgggaggcagcaggaggaacGAGGAACCTTGCTCCTTCACAATGATGTCATCAGTTCTGACCATCAGGAGTTTCCCTCTTCTTTTAATGCAATTTTCTGAGGGTTCCACCTTTTAAAAAGGGATTCTGGCCCTCCACAGCAGCCCCTCCAAGAGTGCTGGCGCTTGCCTGCGTGGGCTCAGACGACGGTGGTTGCTGTTGTGCCTCAGCCCTGCTGTTCCTGTTCATCTCTTGAAGAGCTGAGAACAGCATTGGCCTCAGATAGCGGAGATGGGACAGTGCAAATGGCATATGCAAAGCAAATAGCATTTCTAACGTGTTTGTAACCTTGCAAAGGTTAATTATGAAATGATAGTCTTTGTTACAGGGAGATCTGTTTATCAAGAAAATCTTGTTCTCCACTCTATCTCTAACTTGGTACTGCAGGAAGATTTGCCTGGCTCCAAGCTCAGTGAGTTTGGGGATCAAAACCAATCAGCTTTTTTAATTTGGCCTGAGAGTTTCTCATCCCTAAGTTGTTCCAGTGCCTGCCTTTAGTGttccccttttccagcctggtttCAGTGTAAAGGGAAGCATTTCCAGCTGACAAGGCGAAGCTTAGAACGTGAGAGTTAGGCAGCTTTGCCTTCAGAGCCCTGTCTCGTGCTCCTCTCCAGGCAGAGGACGCCCCTGGCCCCTGCCTTGCTGGGGAGGCCGAGGagagctctgcagggctggccCCACAGCCTGGCTGCGGCAAGAGCTCTGTAACGTAttccctttctctctgcttGTTGCTTCACCCAGGTTTGTGGCATCCTGTGGCTTCACCCCTGATGTGAAGGTGTGGGAGGTGTGTTTTGGCAAGAACGGAGACTTCCGGGAGGTGGCCAGGGCTTTCGAGTTGAAAGGCCACACCGCCGGTGTatattccttctccttctctaaTGATGCGAGGAGGTAAGTGAAGGTCGGCTCTGCCTCACCCGGGACAATCAGTGCAATGCTGCCGTCAGCGCTCCCTGGAATCCCAGGGCAGCAAACCCCTGATTGGTGTGGGCCACTTGAATATTCCCTGTGGATTTCctcctgtctgtgctctggaAAAATGATGAGTGTTGTGTGTTTGAGCAGACACGCCTCCCAAAGGAGCACTCTGGCCACAAAGGGTTCCTGGGGAGGAGGCGCTACCCCATTGCCCTCCGCTCCTCTGTGCtctctctcctgcctgcaggaTGGTGACCGTTTCGAAGGACGGGACATGGAAGTTCTGGGACACGGATGTGGAATATAAGAAGCACCAGGATCCCTACCTGCTTCTGACAGGGAAGTGTGAGGTGACGGAGCCGTGTCGCATCGCCCTGTCCCCCGACGCTCGCGTCGTCGCCATCTCCAGCGGCGCAGACATCGTTGTGTACAACACGcggaggggtgaggaggaggagcgcTTCCTCGCCGTGCACGGACAGAGCATCACGGGCCTGGCTTTCGACACCAGCGGCCGCTACCTGGTGTCATGTGGGGACCGGACCATCTGCGTCTTCCACAACGCCGCCGGTCACCGGGCAgtggtggaggagatggagaccATGCTGAAGAAGACAAGCAACACCGCCACGCGGGAGCGGCTGGAGCAGCAGATCGCCAGCGCCCGCAAAGCGCTGGCCGCCATCTATGGCAAGAAGCACTAATCCTCCCTAAAGCGGGGTCTttgaggactttttttttaataacacttGGTTAGGGACCAGTTTGAGAAGCCTGGTTTCAAGCCTGGTTTGACAAATTCGAGATTCCTAAGGCAAATAAAGGTGCAGACACACTGAGCAACTAGAATGATGGGGATAAAACGGGACGTTATTGAGCAAGGAATAAGAATGGTGCAGGCAAACGTTTCagtgaataaagaaaaagggaaaagaagaggtaaagggagaggaaaagagaagtggAATAGAAAAaagatttgaggtgtggcctcagcGGGGCTGAGTCCAGGGGCCTTGTCCCTCCTTGAGCTGCTTGAGGCAAACCTGCTGTGCTGTTCACACGCTGAACCCCTTGCACTAAAGGGGTGCGGGTGGGCTCTCCGAGCACCCCGCCTGCTGCCTGCATTCGTGGGGCTCGTCTCTGCTCGCTCTCTCTTCCCATCTCCCACGGAACGATTGCTGGAGCAGGGATTTCAGTGGGAGGCGGTCAGGCCGGCTGGATCTGCGTGGAAGGGCGTCTTCCCCTCGTGCTCTGGGCGCCTCTCGTGCCCctactcaagatggcggcggcggcgtcgCTCCACTCCTCTCGCCGCATCCTCTATGAGACTCCTCAGGCCCTGCCCGGCGCCGGGGCTGCCTTGCCCTAatccaagatggcggcgccaGCGTCACCCCCACCGCCGCCCGCCGCGCATGcgcgccccgcccgccccctGCGTCACCGCGCACGCCGCCGTGCGGCGTGCGCGGTGACGCAGGGCGCGGGCGGGGCGCGCAtgcgcggcgggcggcggcgggcgctGCGGAGCCGGGGCTGCGGGCGCCATGTCGGGGCGCTCGGTGCGCGCCGAGACTCGCAGCCGCGCCAAGGATGACATCAAAAAAGTGATGGCGGCCATCGAGCGCGTCCGCAGATggtgaggggcggggccaaTCGCAGcggcgggggcgggcggggcggggcggcggccaATGGCAGCGGCCGAGGCGGGGCCGGGAGCCAATGGGAGCCAAGGGGCTGGGAatagggggcggggcttagagCCAATGGGAGCCAATCAGAGTCTTGGGGGCGGTGTTAGGAGCCAATGAGAGCCGGGTGGGCGGGGCTAGGAGTTATGGGAGCCGGGTGGGCGGGGCTGGGCGCCAATGGGAGCCAATGAGAGCCCCGGGATTGGGGTTAGGAGCCAATGGGAGCTGGGTGGGCGGGGCTGGAAGCCAATCAGAGCACTAGGGGCGGGGTTAGGAGTTAATGGGCGCGGCAGGGGCGGGGCTTAGAGCCTATAGGAGCCAATCCGAGTCTTGGGGGCGGTGTTAGGAGCCAATGAGAGCCGGGTGGGAGGGGCTGGAAGCCAATCAGAGCCCTAGGGGCGGGGCTAGGAGTTAATGGAAGCATTAAAAAGCCCCTCTAAGCAAGGGCGGGGCTTAGAGCCAACGGGAGCCAATCAGAGTCTTGGGGGGCGTGGCTTGTCGCTAATGGGAGCCAATCAGAGCCCTGGGGGCGGGGCTTGTCGCCAACGGGAGCCAATCAGAACCCTGGGTGTGGGGCTTGTCGCCAGTGGGTGCCAATCAGAACCCTGGGTGTGGGGCTTGTCGCCTATGGGAGCCAATTAGAGCCCTGGGGGCGGGGCTTGTCGCCTATGGGAGCTGCCGCTGAGCGCCGTGTCCGGCAGGGAGAAGAAGTGGGTGACAGTGGGCGACACCTCCCTGCGGATATTCAAGTGGGTACCGGTGGCGGACAGCAAGGAGGTGGGTACCGGCCCCGCTCCCctgccagcagccaggctggtttCCCCGCTACCCGCCTGGATCCCCGAGGCTGCACCTGGCCGTGGGATCGGGTCCTGCTTTGCTCCCCATTCGGAACCTTTCGCTGCTGAGGGTCAGCCTCCTGATTAGAAAAGTGCCCAAagatggaagggaaaaaggCAGCGACTGGTACATCCCCCGGGCCAGGAGAGAGGCAGCATCCTCGTGCATCCTTTTGTCACCTCATGCATCCTCTTGTTAATCCTCAgacctctcctcctcctctcacctTCTCACATATCCCCTCCCCTCCTCGTGCCTTCTTGcatctcctctcatcctccTTGGGCTTCACCTTGCCTCCTTGTGCCTCGTCACTCATCCTCATGCATCCTCGCACCTCCTCGCACTTTCTCTGGCCTCTCTGCACCTCGTCTGGCCTCCTTGTGCATCCTCTcatgggtgctgggctcttctgacttgtgtttctgtttcctccttctctcctcaagAAAGAGAAATCCAAATCATGCGGCAGCACTGCCCGAGAACCTAATGGCTTTGCAGCAGACACCTCCGCCaactcctctctcctcctggaGTTCCAAGGTGAGTCTGGCTGAGCCCCATTCCAGCTGGGGAAAGGCTCTGAGGCCGTGTGGAAGCTGGGGTGTTGCTGGCTTGCGTGTGCGCTGCAGACGATGGGAAGAGCAGCGCCTGTCTTCAGTGTGGGGTCGTGCTGATCTGCTCCTGGACCGACCTTGATGAAACTGTTAGGTTTTGCTGTCAGAAAGAATCATAATGGTTTCTTTCTGGGATCTTCCTGTGGGAAGCTTCACTGGGAACTGGAGAAGCAGAGGTTCCTGTTCCCACTTCACAGTCCTGGCTGGGGAGAGGCCAGTAGCTGCCTGCAGCTGAGCCTCCTGCTTTCAGCAGTTACTGGCACAGACCTTAGAATGGAAAGATCTCCTTGCTCTTGGTCCCTGAGTGCTGTGGCTGGCTGTGAGGAGGCCGGGCTCTGTGGTGGAGCCGAGCAAGGCCCAGTCAGCGCACAGGCTCGCTGCTGGAGCAGAGCGTATGCCTGTCCCCAGCCTCTCTTCTCAGCTCTCGGTGTGGCCAAGGGAACTTGAGGAATGTGTTGGCACTCCCAGTAGATGTGGGAGTTGCAGGTCTGCAGTTTGGAGCCGCTTTACCTGGAGAAGGTGTGTGCCGGGATGGCCTCCCCAGCTGGAGGCAGGTGCTGAGCATTGCTCGGCTGTTAGATTGTTGCCTCGCAAATGGAAGAGGTGCGGAACCCTGGTACGCAGGCAGGAAATCTCCTGTCCTCGCGCGCCCGGCTCCCTGTGGCCCTCACATGCTGCAAACAGGAGCTTTTCCAGAGCAGTGCCTCGTATCGCCCTGTGCTTCTGCCGGCTCTTCCTGAACAGCCTGGGATCACGCCCTGTCTGCTCGGACGCAatcccagggcagcagcacccGTTCTCCCGTGGGCCGGTTGTGTATCTGCTGCCAGCGGGGAGTCCCATGTCTGGCAGCGCCTGCGTTGATAGCGATGGTGAATCTCCTCGCTCCGGCCGTGCTTCTCCTTCTCGCAAAGACCTCGGCTCAGTGCTGTTCCCggctgcctgtgcccctgggtCAAGGTGCTCTTCTTCACTAGGTGCTGTTTCTGCAGATGAGAACAGCAACCAGAGCTCCCTGTCGGACGTCTACCAGCTCAAGGTGGACAGCAGCCCcaactccagccccagcccccagcAGAGCGAGTCCATGAGTCCTGCCCACACGTCCGACTTCCGCACGGACGACTCGCAGCCACCCACACTGGGGCAGGAGACCATGGAAGGTGGGCGCTgggctgggaagggaggaggtGGGTAGCTGGGCCTGGGGAAGACCCTGCcagagctgtttcttttctaatgGGTGAAAGAGGCACTGCTGGAAGTAGACGGGGCGGTGGGGACTCGTGTCTTCTGCTGGAGGCCCCCTCTGCTGGCTCAGCAAAGAGCTAGGTCACCCTGCTGCAGGGTCGGCAGCTTCCTTGACCCTTCTGtcctccccagagccctccctgccttcctcgGAAGTTGCGGACGAGCCTCCTACTCTCACAAAGGAAGAGCCAGTCCCCCTTGAGACTCAGGTAAGGGAAGGCGGATTGAAACCTCAGCTAAATGCACAAAGACCCAGCTTTGCCCTTGCATCCTCCTTGCTGCCCCTTGTAGCTGAGTCCTGGCAATAATGGATGGACTTGCTCTGCAGTCCCCAAGTTCCCTCCAGAGCTCCTCAAAACTCCCGGCTCCTGAGCTGCCCCTGGTTTAGTTCAGAAGTTGAAGTGTGAAGGAGGGAGGTGGAAGTGGAGCATCAGAAGGGCTCTAGCTGACTCCAGAGCTGAAGTGGATTCCTGCTTCTGGTGCCCTGGGGCTTCCTTGCAGATGGAAGCCCAGGGTGACCCCACAGTGTGGATCCGTGTGGTTTGATGGGCATGCAGAGCTCCTGCCGCCTCAGCCCTGCCT
This window harbors:
- the TBL2 gene encoding transducin beta-like protein 2 isoform X2, which gives rise to MTKKDDGSFTFTASSGDFPKKHKAPVINIRIAETGKFIMTASSDTTILIWSPKGEVLASINTNQMNNAYATVSPCGRFVASCGFTPDVKVWEVCFGKNGDFREVARAFELKGHTAGVYSFSFSNDARRMVTVSKDGTWKFWDTDVEYKKHQDPYLLLTGKCEVTEPCRIALSPDARVVAISSGADIVVYNTRRGEEEERFLAVHGQSITGLAFDTSGRYLVSCGDRTICVFHNAAGHRAVVEEMETMLKKTSNTATRERLEQQIASARKALAAIYGKKH
- the TBL2 gene encoding transducin beta-like protein 2 isoform X1: MEAAALAGPVLPGALALLLLLVLLVLAVVAALRRSAPPDGPAPPGPERRQQRQQQQRRARPPARDRRDKAQQQQQRRVAHRLLAAALKGHSGTISCLDFSSNGKYLASCADDRTVRLWSTRDFTAREHRCLRANVGLDHAELVCLSPDSRAFIVWLANGETIRVYKMTKKDDGSFTFTASSGDFPKKHKAPVINIRIAETGKFIMTASSDTTILIWSPKGEVLASINTNQMNNAYATVSPCGRFVASCGFTPDVKVWEVCFGKNGDFREVARAFELKGHTAGVYSFSFSNDARRMVTVSKDGTWKFWDTDVEYKKHQDPYLLLTGKCEVTEPCRIALSPDARVVAISSGADIVVYNTRRGEEEERFLAVHGQSITGLAFDTSGRYLVSCGDRTICVFHNAAGHRAVVEEMETMLKKTSNTATRERLEQQIASARKALAAIYGKKH
- the BCL7B gene encoding B-cell CLL/lymphoma 7 protein family member B isoform X1, which translates into the protein MSGRSVRAETRSRAKDDIKKVMAAIERVRRWEKKWVTVGDTSLRIFKWVPVADSKEKEKSKSCGSTAREPNGFAADTSANSSLLLEFQGAVSADENSNQSSLSDVYQLKVDSSPNSSPSPQQSESMSPAHTSDFRTDDSQPPTLGQETMEEPSLPSSEVADEPPTLTKEEPVPLETQVTEEEEDSGAPPLKRFCADQNSVCHTASES
- the BCL7B gene encoding B-cell CLL/lymphoma 7 protein family member B isoform X2, with amino-acid sequence MSGRSVRAETRSRAKDDIKKVMAAIERVRRWEKKWVTVGDTSLRIFKWVPVADSKEKEKSKSCGSTAREPNGFAADTSANSSLLLEFQDENSNQSSLSDVYQLKVDSSPNSSPSPQQSESMSPAHTSDFRTDDSQPPTLGQETMEEPSLPSSEVADEPPTLTKEEPVPLETQVTEEEEDSGAPPLKRFCADQNSVCHTASES